A portion of the Syngnathoides biaculeatus isolate LvHL_M chromosome 7, ASM1980259v1, whole genome shotgun sequence genome contains these proteins:
- the LOC133504089 gene encoding cytochrome b-c1 complex subunit 10-like, with amino-acid sequence MVQKLLNKFVGAKYVTILRTWVPNMVAWGTVGGVALVHFTDWRVVLDYVPYIRGKFRKDD; translated from the exons ATGGTCCAAAAACTACTCAATAAATTCGTCGGTGCCAAGTACGTCACGATATTACGGACGTG ggTCCCGAATATGGTGGCGTGGGGTACGGTGGGCGGCGTGGCGCTGGTTCACTTCACAGACTGGCGGGTCGTCCTCGACTACGTGCCGTACATTAGGGGCAAGTTCCGTAAGGACGACTGA